The following nucleotide sequence is from Gasterosteus aculeatus chromosome 5, fGasAcu3.hap1.1, whole genome shotgun sequence.
CAGGGCTCCGGGCTGGGCATCTTCGCCCAGTGGAGCAGCAATGGGAGCGGGGTGGGCGGGGCCGGCGGCGTGGAGGCCGGGAGGCAGGGTCTGTGGGGGGGGATGGGTGGGATGAGCGGGGCGGGGtaccccagcagcagcagcctgtgggGTTCCCCGGCACTTGAGGATCGCCACCAGATGGGCAGCCCCGCCGCACTGCTGCCCGGGGACCTGCTGGGCGGGGGGGCCGACTCCATCTGAGGGGCCCACCGCCCCCCACGCACATGTTTGACATGTAATACGTATGTCTTACTCTACTCATCTACACGTAGAGAGGACATGAATTTAAGCTCCGCTGGTGCCCCGACATTCAAACCCTCAttcataacacacacagaggctacGTGCACAACACGCACACCTTATTCTCACACTTACACATTAAACCGCTCGACTTTAAATGAAGATGAACAGTAAAACTTGAACCGGAGGGGGTAAAAGGGTGAAATCCATTAAACTGTCTAGGACTCATCTGGGAAgctctttgtctttttattccAAATCCCGCCATCTGCATTCAGAGACCCGATCACTCAGGCATGCACTGTAGACAGGCTCAGCCAGAGTCGTACACGTCAACAAGTTTAGCTATTGCTGTTTTTAGTGTGCcacaatgtattttcttttgtatttctatttaaTGGTCGAATCTCCAAATTCCGACCTGCAGACTGAGCCCTCATAGACCTGGCTGGCGTACCTCTAAGTTCTCACGTTTGGAAGCTTCGGAGTGGCTGAAGGACCCGGAGTTTGTGTAAAAACCGGGGGCGGCGCCACACTACTGAGTCTAACGGAACATCGGCAACCGTTTTTTAAGATGTGGGGGAAAAAGACGAGCGTTCTTTTAGTCGGTACCGGCACCTCGGCCTCGGTGGAAATACGCCATCAACGTGGGACCCAGGGtataacaacaaaacaagagaAATCCAAACAGAAACAACATTAGCCAAACTTGCACTATATGCCTCTGGGTTTGTTGCTGACAAATCCTCCAGAAATCCCTCCACTCTTTTCCGAAGCGGCCACAGCGCAGACCGCACAGGACGACCTAATGTTACAGCAGCAGTGGCCTTGGCTCACAACCAGCGGCCGCACGCCCGCCCTGTCAGCAGCCTTCACACCTTCTCATCAGTTCCACACTGCTCTTACATTTGACAAGCAAAATTGTATCTCCTCGTTGATGTGTGTTGGTTGTTGatcattttgtttctgttttagaAGATAAAGAGAAATGTGTGAAACGTTGTTGAACTCAGAGAtgtcctctttctttcccctccaaacactgacctcgctattgtatttctttcttaCTGGAGAAATCAAGTTGGTTACTATATACTGTCATGCCGTTAATGATGACTACCATCACCTATTTACTCGCTGTACAAGGTGCcctcctgcctgtgtgtgcatgaaagGAGCGACGACAGGAAGACCAACTGCAGGAGgactgatgaagataataatcgATATCGGGAGTGTCTGTGTTAATTGCTACAACGTTGGattgttttgggggggttttctcGTCCATGAGagattcacgtgtgtgtgtgtgtgtgtgtgtgtgtgtgtgtgtgtgtgtgtgtgtgtgtgtgtgtgtgtgtgtgtgtgtgtgtgtgtgtgtgtgtgtgtgtgtgtgcgcgcgcttttGAACACTTATCTGCTCCAGTCAGGGAAGTGAAAGTCAATCTGACAGCTTATATTTGAGAGAAGTGGTgcgtttgtgaatgtgtgcgtgacTGTCTGGATATTGTAATAGCTAAAAAGTTTCAAACAAACCATTGGCACTATTGCATATTTCtcaagttgtttgttttttagcagcattttgttcattttgtttttttctgccaaatgcaataacaaaatatttttttgtttttaagacgAAGCAACCAACTTTAGGCATTTCTACTAAGATGCCAAATCGTACCATACCAAGCTGAGCTGGAACAGTGTTTTACCGACACGTTAAAGACATTACCTGttatgttttactgtttttttctcttttttgttatGTATCAATTTAAATTAAGTCAGTCTTTATTATCACTCCTGTTCaggatgttttcatttctttcagaTGTTACAAAAATAAGACGAAATTAATTTAAAGCAGAAAAGAACAAGATAATAAAGGTTGAATTGAAGTCTGTAGTGGTTTGTTTGATATGTGCGAGCGACTCCTCGGGGATCCGGATCACAGCTTCTATCCTACAAGTTCATTTAATTTCTCGTCGTTCatgtcccaaaacccccaaatatAGATTCAAAATCTACTCCGTGATAAAAGAATGCTTCATATACTAATGTGTAAAACATACAAGTCATTCATATATTAAAACAACTCAAGACTTTGGGGGTTTGTAAGAGCTGCgggtaaatatttgactttaGTGGATGTTTTCATGACACATTAAGAAGCCTGAAGGTACACGTGTCATGTTCTCCCTTTAGAGTCACATCCTGTTTGAATGTCTTTATGTTTGCGTAATAAGTATGAGGCCTCTGTAGGATGCACCACCCACAGGGCACCATCCACCCGCCCACCGGACGTAGTTGACCCGTTTGTTTGTGCAGCATCCGATcagactgcagcagcttctAGTGAGCCTTTAGAAAGAGCAGATAAAACGGcgccatgcagcagcagcagcagcgcggcgACTTTAAGACAATCCGGGCATCTCCTCCAAGTCCACGGATGACATCATCGGTACTGTCAATggtgtgaggggagagagagacatagagggagagagagagggacgtcGGTGTCTGGTTTCGGCgggtttttttccctccctccaaaaacaagaagaaaaagaggatcGTGACGGCGGGAATCTAGCGGGACTCGGGCGGACCGATCTCCGCTTTCtatcatatttcattttatatatacatattttttttggagggaggagggtgggggtgttGTTTCGGGTCACAGATCTCCGCGGACATGGGTCCCCGTTTCGCTGTCCGGGGTCCTGAGTGAGACGGAGGCAGCGGACCGCCGCGGAGCCGGACATCAcccggtgaggaggaggaggaggaggaggggaggggggagggggggagtcaaGGTGTCTgcagccgcgtgtgtgtgtttggtaaaTAGGAGACCAAACACAATCGTCAGATGGTCAGTGTCGGTGTTGTTTTGCTGCCCCTCCCCTGTCCCCCTCCCATCTTCTGTGGTATCTGGTGCAACTGCATGAAGTATTATTCTCCGTCGTCCTTGCTGGGGTATTtttttgggagggagggggggggggtgtcattgGTGCCCCTTGCAGCAGTACCGGGTCTCGGTTCGGGAGCAGCTCTAGAGGCTGACAGACAGCTGGAGGCTCTGTGGATGTGCAGCAGTGGCTCGTTCTGCTTTATTTCCCCGGTGGACGGGGATGAGTGCCTttaggtgccccccccccccccaaaaaaggactAAATGCACTTTTAGTGCAGTATTAAGTGCATTGTCAAACTGGCTGCGGTCGTTTCCCACCATCGCTGGTCCCTGTATTTGGTGTCtcctcagacacacacgggCCTTGCACGAGGGGAAACGTGACTCATTGTGAAATATCCTCAGGGGACTCCGATCCAAAATCGAGAGTGTGTGCGAATCACTTGTGCACAGGACCAGACCCCCCTTTGCAAAGCAGTGGGGAGAGTAAAATCCCGTTATGCAACTGCACGCtttgtttgtgggtttttttttctttctcagagGACAACGCTGCATTGTCCTCTCGGCAGAATGTGTCCCCGGTCAGGCAGGAGTAGGGTGGCAACGTGAGGTCCCCACGTCTTCACAGGGGGGTTTTATTCACATGAAGTGACTTTACAGCTGCAAGCAGAGCAACATTTGCCCCCCGGTGCAGTCATCCAGGCCGCACTACGTCACTGCCCTGCCTCCGTCAGCCGCACTTATCCGTCCTGCTCGTCCCTCTCGGTGATCTCTCTCCCGCGCTTCAATTTCCTTTCACGATGCAGTGCTTTCGTTTTAAAGTCCGCAGTTTGCACCACTGTCCTTGTGCTATATTGATCAGCACTGATTGATGAcggcccagtgtgtgtgtgtgtgtgtgtgtgtgtgtgtgtgtgtgtgtttactcccTCAGTGAACAGTGGAAAGCTCGGAAGCCATGGAGTTGCGGGTGGGGAACAAGTACCGCCTCGGCAGGAAGATCGGGAGCGGATCCTTTGGAGACATATACCTCGGTGAGGATTTGGACCGTTTTGTGTCGTGTTGTCGCTCCTCATCCTGCTTAGATCCCCAAATGTGAATACGACGCATATTCGTGAGCTGTGTTGAATAGATTTCACTCCTAAACTTCACGGGGTCACGAGGCCATTTATGCGTTGGGACTGATGTGCCGGGTTAGCTGCACTACGTTGCTACCCCTAACCCCttacccctaacccctaacccctaaccccatcCCGTGTCCCCCACCAGGTTCTAACATCGCCACGGGAGAGGAAGTAGCCATCAAACTGGAATGTGTCAAAACCAAACATCCACAGCTCCACATCGAGAGCAAGTTTTACAAGATGATGCAGGGAGGAGGTGAGATGTGTTTCAGGGTTTATTCAAAGCCGGGCTAGGAGGCGCTGAGAGGCGGTGAAGGGTGTGAGGGGTGGggttggggcggggggggtgcggggggtgCGTGGTTTAGGAGGCTGTGTGGTGCGTTTAggccgtgaaaaaggcattccaGCACATTTAAGGGCATTTGAGGTGCAATCGCCGTCCGCTCGGGGCCGTGTGAGATGCTAACCGCCGCTCTGAGGTGTTGAAATGTCCATGAAGGTTAAACAAGTTAAACAAGCATTCGTGCCAAGAAAACCCAGAAATCCTTTACTGCAGTAATGTCAGACAGAACAAGTAAAGAATGAATGCATCATGTAGCATTTGTGTATATCATTATTGTTATATAGTAATATAAAGCAAtgcaatatatattaatatgtgggtgttttgttgttattcGCTTATATAAAAGCCAAATGCTCTAAAGCAGCGGCCATTTCCCAACCAGAGGTACTCGTGTACATGGTGTACTTCTATAGTTCACTTCAGGTCgcttgatttgattttgaggcaacaacaacaacaacacctgaGGACCCCTCAGAAGGGGGAGGGATCTAGTAGCTGGAATAAAGAAACGCTCCTACGGGTCAAATAAACGATGCAATAGCTGCTGTAGCAGTATGAAATaaatgccccccctcccacacccccACAGTGGGAATCCCGTCCATCAAGTGGTGCGGCGCGGAGGGTGACTACAACGTCATGGTGATGGAGCTGCTGGGCCCCAGCCTGGAGGACCTGTTCAACTTCTGCTCCCGCAAGTTCAGCCTGAAGACGGTCCTGCTGCTGGCCGACCAGATGGTGAGAGGGACGGGGTTCAAGTCTCAGAGTTTCCTCCCTCGAGCCGcccgaggaaaacaaaagcaaaaacgcACACGTAAGCAGCGGTGGCGATCGATAACGGGGAGGTGCTGGTTGAATTACGCCATTCCAATCGCGGAAGGTTTAACAAGGACCACAGAGGTGCGTTTAGTGCACCTCAGTTTGCACGTAACGCACTGGAGTCGATCTGGAGCCGGGAAGCTGCACAGAGTTCAATGAAGAGGATGCTGCTATTTTGAGACCGGAGCTAAACGGATCCTTTGAAAAAGGGGGAATAATTCTCACCTCAAACTTCTGGTGCTTGTTTCCCGGCCCGAGACAAAGCTCATCCCCCAACGGCCTCTGCCATAAAATCCAATTGCAATCTAGGACGCGGTGGCAAGACGGCCTAATCCTCGACGCAGGGGTCGCCCAGTGGCGTCTTTTGTGACTCTCTTTAATCCCTCGAATGTCGtttctctcattttctctttcaaaCGTTCTGACTAGTTTGCTAATCGCTCTTTCTGCTTCTCCTTTCGTCTCCTCCAAAGGGACAATAACTAAGATTCGGACTGTCCCAGTGTACTAAATGCCCTCTATGTGTCTACAGAAAGGCTGGCTTACAACTATCATTTGACTCATGGCCTTTAAAACCAACTTCTTTAACTGAATATAAACTCCagttcattttacatttaatgaaAGTGACTTGCAGAGATTTTAAAGGTAATCTATTACTGTAGTGAAGCTTTTTTCTGTTAAACTGAAGCATTCTGGGTTTTTTAGCCGTCTGTCCACCCGCCCGGCGGCACACGTGAATATACTGCCGAGCAttcgggggtcaaaggtcactgtgaaCTCATAGAACTAAAATTGTGGCCATAACTAATAAGAATTTGCAGACTAAATATGACAATTTTATACAAATGTCTGTTGGGTGAGACGATGAGGCGGTTATGTACTGCGAGGCGGTAACGGACACTTAAATACGTCCTTTGTGAGTCCTTCCCCTTCATGGAAGTGCTAAACGGTCCAAATCCACTTCCTCGTTCCAGATCAGCAGAATTGAATACATCCACTCCAAGAACTTCATCCACAGGGACGTGAAGCCCGACAACTTCCTGATGGGCCTCGGCAAGAAGGGCAACCTGGTCTACATCATCGACTTCGGCCTGGCCAAGAAGTACCGAGACGCCCGAACGCACCAGCACATCCCCTACCGGGAGAACAAGAACCTGACCGGCACCGCCCGCTACGCCTCCATCAACACCCACCTGGGCATCGGTGAGGCGCCACACGCGCGCGGCGCTCGGCCTGGATGCCCACGCAGGCCGCGGGTTCTGCTAAACgcccgtctctgtctctcccgtctgtccgtctccacAGAGCAGTCGAGGCGAGACGACCTGGAGTCCCTGGGCTACGTGCTCATGTACTTCAACCTGGGCTCTCTGCCCTGGCAGGGGCTCAAGGCCGCCACCAAGAGGCAGAAGTACGAACGCATCAGCGAGAAGAAGATGTCCACGCCCATCGAGGTGCTCTGCAAGGGATACCCATGTGAGTAAAGGCCGGCGGAGACGGAGGAAAGAGGACGTTCCTCTCGAAAAAGCTTGACTCCACGTGCTCCATCGCTCTCCTGTGCTTCCCAGCCGAGTTCTCCACGTACCTCAACTTGTGCCGCTCGCTGCGGTTCGACGACAAGCCGGACTACTCGTACCTGAGGCAGCTCTTCAGGAACCTCTTCCACAGGCAGGGCTTCTCCTACGACTACGTCTTCGACTGGAACATGCTGAAGTTTGTGAGTGGCTCGTGCAGAACTCCGACCTGTATGATTCTCTTTAAGTTACACAGCACCTTTACAATGTGGTTTGACGTACAAGGCAAGACAATTCTAGTTatcactgaaataaaaataatgtgtttaatgAAATGCCTTCATCCTTTCCAGTGTTGATTTGTTCATTGCGCGTTTCGTCCTCACCTCCAGCACACATTCAGCCCGGCGCTGTTCCTCTGTGTTTCAGGGGGCCGGCCGGGCCGCAGACGacggagagaaggaaaggagggaggtgaAAGAGGGCGAGGAGCGAGCGGGAGGAGGCCAAAGGGGAGCCGGAGGTCGCGCTCCGCCGCCCGGTCCGAACAGAGTCAGGAACGAGGCGGCGGACGCCGCTCCCTCCACCAACCCGGCGGCTCGCGGGGTCCAGCCGTCAGGtcaggatgccccccccccccccccccacccccgcgtGGCACCAGAGATGCAACCTATAACAGAACAGACTGAGTCTAAATCAAAGCGCGTGCGCTCGCTTCGCCTGTTTGTAGGTAACCGCTCGCCTCAGGCCGGCAGGGCCGAGCGGGCCGAGCGGGAGAGGAAGGTGGCCATGAGGCTCCACCGCGGGGCCCCCGCCAACGTGTCCTCCTCCGACCTCAACGCACGCCTGGAGCAGCCGCGTGTCGCTGGATCACAGGTGGGCAGATTCCATCCGGCTTTCACTCTGACGTGAAAACAAACCCAGCAGGATAATTCACCAAAGCCGTTAGTGTTTGTAATTAGCAAACTGTCCGCGCTGCTCTTCCATTTGTTAACACCCAGAATCCTTCCATCACTCCCACATGCAACAAGCAATTTGGTTTAATTTACAACCCTCATGACGCTCAAATACAGTCTTGATTTGAATGAGTTAACGATAAAGCAGACGGAGCGTCTGGGTATGTTTCTATAAACTTATAAActataaacagttttttttcccgCAGATTTCTTTTGCCTCTAATCAATGCTTCtcgtctccccctccacacGCAGGTCAGTGTGCCGTTTGAACATCTGGCAAAGTGAGTTATCCCTGGCTGAAGGTGAGTACGGACACGTCTTTGActctaacacacgcacacaaaccgcATGCTTGAACAGCCGTCCATGTCTTTCGTCCTGGGTGACCCCTGACCCTTACCATTCATAGACGTAAAGAAAGAAGCTGTTGGCACTATGCGAAAAATTGTTCTACAACCGCAGTGATTCAGAGGGATAAGAACTGAAAATTACAATCATTTAGCAAATACATAGTCAAGTAGACGGAGGCAAGGTGTTAGATGGtaaatgaatagtgaaacattCAACATGACGTTTTTTATTTAACGTTTTCTTCTCCCTAGAATTTGAAAAGGTTGTCCTGAGTGTAGAATGAGTGTTGCTCCCCCATTGTGTTCCACAACGGGACAGTTTTTAACAGGCAGGATGTACATGTTGTTGGAGGCATTCAGCCACGACGGATTATTGGAAGTTTTAATTTAGCTTTTTCTGGAAAATCTagaaaatccccccaaaaatattACAACTCcaagtaaaaa
It contains:
- the csnk1e gene encoding casein kinase I; translation: MELRVGNKYRLGRKIGSGSFGDIYLGSNIATGEEVAIKLECVKTKHPQLHIESKFYKMMQGGVGIPSIKWCGAEGDYNVMVMELLGPSLEDLFNFCSRKFSLKTVLLLADQMISRIEYIHSKNFIHRDVKPDNFLMGLGKKGNLVYIIDFGLAKKYRDARTHQHIPYRENKNLTGTARYASINTHLGIEQSRRDDLESLGYVLMYFNLGSLPWQGLKAATKRQKYERISEKKMSTPIEVLCKGYPSEFSTYLNLCRSLRFDDKPDYSYLRQLFRNLFHRQGFSYDYVFDWNMLKFGAGRAADDGEKERREVKEGEERAGGGQRGAGGRAPPPGPNRVRNEAADAAPSTNPAARGVQPSGNRSPQAGRAERAERERKVAMRLHRGAPANVSSSDLNARLEQPRVAGSQVSVPFEHLAK